TGTAAGAGCCTACAGGCCTCACTGAGCATGTTAAAGCCTGACAGCACAATTATAAGAAGACTGAACAAGTACGGTTTGTTTAGAAAGGTTGTCAAGAGAAAGACTCTTCAAtctaaaaagaacatgaaagtaTGACTGAGAttcacaaaactgcatctgagCAAACCACAAGACTTCAGGACCAATGTCCTATGGACAGGTTCTGAACCCAGAGTGGACTTGTTTGGCCTTAATGCCCAGGGCTATGTTTTGCGGGAATCAAACAGTATTTCAGCAGAAACGCCTCTACCATGGTAGTCGAGGGCTGATGatttgggcttttttttgtAGCCTCCGGACCTTGGCACCTCACAGTCATTGAGTAGACCAAGAACTCCTTTCTGTTCCAGAGGATTCTAGAGGTAAATGTGAGGTTGTCTGTTCAACAGCTAAAGCAACAAGACAGTGATCAAAAGCAGATCctacatcagaaaaaaataaaaataaaataatccagGTTTTGGAATGGcctagtcaaagtccagacctcatCCCAACTGAAAGGCTGTGGTGGGACCTTCAGAGATGTTTGGATAAGTGAATGTCCAAAAACTTCAAACTGAAGCAAAGTTTTAAAgaaggattattatttttattttatttttggtagGTTGAATTTTAGTTAAATAACTAATGGCTAAAAGAAACCCtatgctttataaataaactggAGCTATTTTCGCTTACTCTACCAGGGCTGTAAGTTACTTGTTAGCAGATGTTGGAGATCCCCATACAGTAAACTGTGTGTATAGCTGAACGGTGTTTAGGATTGTTCGTTAATCCTTCTCTTCCTCAGAACGATCCACGGCCTGATCTACAATGCTCTGAAGCTTTTTATGGAGATGAATCAGAAGCTGTTTGATGACTGCACTCAGCAGTACAAGGCCGAGAAACAGAAGTAAGATGCACACACAGGATTAGCACAGTCTGGGACGCGCCAAAGCAGCCGGTTTCAATCTGTTTGTAACAGCGCTAaacactgtgttgtgtttccTGCAGAGAGAAGTATAAgctgaaggagagagaggagatcTGGATGAAGATAGAGGAACTGGCCAGACAGAACCCACAGGTACGTTTCTCACCTGACCCAACGTCTGCAGCTTCTAATAAGGAAATCCAGTAGGGCAGTTTCCAAATAACCATATTAATAATGGTGTTTACCCATATGAGCAACATTTAACTTCATTCATATACATATTCAGCCCAACATGAAGCACAGGAAGTAGCCACACATCTTTAATGAGCAATAGACATAAAAATGGAGGGCACAGAGGCTGTAGTTGTGTCTGAGCTGCAGATGGATCAGAAACAAGTGACCAATCAGAGCACAAGATGTAACTTACTGTCACAATGTACTGAGGACTACTCAGCATCTGTGAAGAAATCGGTTCCTGCAGCTGCCCTGATTTAACACGTGTCCACTTTCATCAGTAATGAACTTTGTCATCCTCTTTCAGAGCAACAAGCTCCACCAGCTCCGCCCTGGACTCCAGCCACAGGAAGAGGTCCGTActtctttgatttttattgatcagtttcttttttactcAGTGTTTCTGCCAGTGACCCACAATTTTAACTCTATTTTTCATGCTGTTAAACTGTTGTGGTCTTTGAGGTTTCCACATCTGAATGTTGAGTTTCTCAGTGGTGGATGGGGGAAACAGACCCACTTTATCGGTTGCATGTAGCCTTTATGTTGCTACAGAGTTTTTGTCCAGTCACactaatttttatttaacatcacACTTTGATTCAAAGCTCATGTTCCAGTACAGAGCTTTGACTCCCTTTGCTGATAGGATTGTGTTGTTGACCTGCTATGTTTCttgctgtgtatttatttttgtgcagtaCATGTTGCACAGTGACAGCTCTGTGGCTGTGTACTCGATGGAAACTGAGACTCCGACAGCTGAAGACATCCAGCTGCTGAAGAAGACTGTGGAGAGTGAGGCTTCACAGGTACTAAACCATCCATGACCATCTATTAATGCAGCTCATTCTGAGCACTTTGTGTTAAAAATAGGGCTTGGACAGTCCCACTAggaatgggaatgggctgttgggggttcagtctcttgccacactttgacatatagcctgGGAATATAGGGACTGGgtatcgaaccactgaccctgtggtcggtAGACAACtgaccttaccaactgagcaacagcTGCCCCCGAGCTACAtcaacacaattttaaatgttatcgGACATCCCAGAATTTCCTCATCATGCAGGCCTACCCTGCAGTCAGtgacacatgcaaaaaaatatcttggacataaaaaaacaatcttaaCCATAAACACAGTGTAAAAAGTGTTGCTTTTTTGGGTCCTACATGGTCCTTTTCCCATCAATAGTTGTTTTAAAGACCAGTTTCAGCTACTGGTAGCTCAGACTGTCTCTTTGTGCATCTGGTTTTAGGGTCTGAAGGACCTGAAGAAGGACAAGGCCCTGATGAGGAGGAAGTCAGAGCTGCCGCAGGACGTGTACACCATCAAAGCTCTGGAGGCTCACAAGAGAGCCGAGGAGTACCTGACAGCCAATCAGGAGGCTCTCTGACCAGGGGGCTGCCTCTTCACTGTCTCTCTGGGGAGGAAGCTGAAGCTGGCGTGGGGAAAATGGTCTGGGTTCAGATCAGAACGGAGTTGACACTGCGTTCCAAGACCAACCCTCTCACCTCTGATAACAAGTAGGACACAGTAGAAGCTGTCACGTCTGTCCACAAGTGTGAGGGGTCAGCTTCATTTTGGGGTCATCTTCATCTCTGCCTCAAACAAATTACCAAcactgctggtgctgctgcatCAGCTCTTGAATGCAGCATTGAGTCCctgaacacattaaaacaagCTGTTTCCACTAATGGAAAGCAACCCATCACTTAAAGTTTCAGTGTGCATTTTTCCAATAGAAATATTCTCATTTTTTTCAACCTCTGGTGACACAGACATGATGCAGAGTTTTGAGGGAGGCTCATCCAACTGGCCAATCACAGAAGAGCAACAGTTACTTTTTGATTTGTAAGTTCTGTAGcagtctttattttaattttctgataACTCAGagtacctgaagggctgtgaaGAGCGTAGCTAAGCATAAGGAGTGAAGTGAAGCTGTTTCAGAATGGATTGATTCAGATTCTCACAATAGTGCTAACCTAAGTTGTACACTGTAACTTTAAGTGTGTCCAGTATTTCTGGTTCTGCTTTTATGCCACATCCTTTTACCGTGTCCTGTTATTCAGCCAAACACTGTGGAACATTTGTCCTGTTGTAAACTGCAGAATTAAATATTCTGGTGTGTAGCTGTGGAAATAGAAATACAGAACCCAGAACCAGGACCACATTGGTTGAAGTTCTGTAGTGGAAAACAGCTGTAAGTATGGAGTGTCCTCCGACACCTGAACGCAGCACAGACGAGTTCACTGACTCATTCTCCCATAGCAGCCTCACTTCACTGCCCGGCACCTGACCCAACCAGTCTTCTATCAGCATGGATCTGCAGCAGACTGAAGCAGCTTTAGACAGACTcatgaagatgaggaggaggaggaggagacacagTGAATGTAGACGTCCAATCAGTATCCAGTAAATCTTGCAAACAAGTtgcaacatttgcattttctttttattttagtttttttatcaCCATGATGCTGTTTGCATGAGGAAACGTTTCCTGTCAGAAccagttcagtgttttgttttgttcttcgTCCACTTGAAAAACTTGACTTGAATGTTCTCCATTTCTAACTGAATgaccaaacttttaaaaagataGCCATCACTCATCAAGTCAATGGCCAAACTGCTGCTCTGAGAGATGTTCAGGAGCCGCAGgaattatgaaaatgtaaaatattcagCTGATCTGATTCAACTCCttagcatttgtttgttttccacgTCCtgagtccttttttttttttttttttttttttatcacagcgATCAGTTACTGCAGAAGTTTGTTGTGAACACTTGATTGTACTTGATTCACTCACTGACCAAAAGAACCCAGCGTGAGGAAATACAGAGCTGAAACTTACTTGCAACCATTTTGGCAAAAGAAAATGGAGTCTCCAGTTCCAGCTACAATCTCCTATGTCCAGTCagattttattcagtttgtttgaGACAATATGTGCGCATTCAGTGTAGTGTACATGTGTAGCAAAAGATACCTGTCCGCCTTCGTTCCCCGTTTTTGGTCTTTGAACCAgattaaaaatccaaacaaataaaagtaaacaggAAACAGATGGAGTAAATGAGCTCAGAGAGCCGATAGTTTCATAGGTTCAAGGCCAGCCTTTGCTGCATGTTACACCTGTTTCCTCCCCATGTTTTTTGTCCAGCTCTCCCCCAGAGAGTCAGAGGCCAAAATTcccaaaaaaaactatattaaaaaatacacaaaatgcagGCTCACTTGTCTGTCCATAGGTTTCAAGAAAAGGCTTTCAAAAGTCCTATATGTCAGTCTTTTAAGGTGTGATCTTAGATTTTAGGTTTCACATTCCCTTGCGTCGTTTTTCTGATATGAGAGACAAAAGTGATTAAATTAGGTCTTATATAGGTCTTAAAGGTGTTGAATTTGGCAAACACTGCAGAAATCGTTAGCAAAAAAGACAGTTGCTCTTTATTTGACCTAAAAATCCTCATGATTACACGTTTCTTGATTTCTGGGAAATCGGACAGCCCTCGTTCATAGTGgacaaaaattattttctttagtgCTCGTTCACCGGACAAAAACCACCAGTGTGTTAGTCACGTAATTTGTATGTATTAAAAGTTACTGTcacaaccaaaagaagcaaaaggTCAGTCAAGATTGaaatacctttttaaatataaagggAAATGGCCTAAAATGTATCAATTTAACATTaggggaatttttttttttattaaaatcaacaaattgattttttttttacattttttatttagaaatgcaTTTCAGTTAAGTAACGTTAAAGTCCTGTTAATGTACCCGAAAGTTTTGACCTGCAAATCATCTCTGATCTCAACTGCGTGGACCCATGGTCCTCTGCTGAATCAGTCCTGTTTACAAAGTAACTGGTATCTTTCTTACTggtgttttgtgttgtattgCATTTTGTGCCATGACAAagttataattaattaaaactgaattaatCAGATGCATTGTGACTATTTCAGGATGTCATGTCACTGTTACAAACTTAAATTTAGCAGTTGCATTTCCATCAAAGTACATTTTGTGAAGTTTGGTGACTAgtgcataattttaaaaaatgttttttaaatgaacttttgTGATCAGTTCTTTTAACAAATGCAGTtccacatttttgttaaattatccatAGACAAAAACTCCATAATTGTTTGCtaagaaaaaacacttaataTTTTCCTGACAAAATATTGTGATAAATATTAGTGCATATTACTGACGGAAAATGCATGATTGTCAATTCTAATTTTTCTTCACATAAATCCTTATATTGTGTTGAGGCTCACAATAACCTCATCTTAActgtttaacatttacaaatttactttcaaaatgtataatttcaCATTATCTTTGATCAAATTGTGTAAAGTTATACCACAAAGAATTAAACTGATTAGAACAGaagttatttttcaaatttgataTCATGAAATTGAGTTTAATGACCTGTAAGACTCATTGTAATCAACTcattgtaaaacacatttccaaattCAAATCAAGAGCCTCAAATTTTATCTTGGTTAATCTCGGTCGTCGTAAATTACAAAGCTTTTTATTAACAGTCTCTAACTTTCACTGTAGTTACATTTCTGTAATATACAAATGAACAGCTCCCCCGTGACGTGTGTAAAAACAATTGTCACaggaacatttacagaaaatggtTAATTTGTTAGACATGTTTGTAGGTAAACAGTTCTACCTGCTCTTCCTGTTGTAGTGTAGTTTGACTGGTAACTATGCCCCACCCTCAGGCTATGCCCCCattgttgttttagtttgtgttttcatgtcctTCTTAGCagggattttgttttgttgttgttgcatccCTTCTTGTCGTCTGTCCACGTGCTTCAGAGAAATGCTAACGGTCAAAATCAAAGTGTTTGGCGGGAATGTAAAAACTTTATCAATGTTTCACTGACTAAACACAAAGAGGCTCATTGTGTCATCAGACTGAGTCCGATCTTAAATCTGAGGGCTGTGTTTAACAAGGCTTCTGCTTTTTGTACGTAGAGAAGCAGCTGTGATGTTTCATCACAAATTGTTTCCACAGCCTCTACCACCTGTACATCCAGGTCACAGTAGTTAAATCATTTTCTACATTGTAACTGAGTGGTTTGTTAAACAACTTTTATGTTTTGAATCACTTTCTCAGGTACTTCTGTTGTGACAGTGCAGGACAGAcagattgttttctttgtggtaCTGTGAGCTTTAACCAGTCTGGTTCTGCTCCTTGAGAACTGGTCTCCTGCAGCAGTGCATAGAGAACTGAGTCAGGGAGTGTTTTTGCCATCCTGGCCAGATGTTTGCATCTGTCAACTTGTGTGAATAATGTTTTGAGCCTCACTGCAGTCTGTTATTTCAGGcttgtttcaacatttttattgtaaaagcCCAGTTGTCACTACTCTGGGAGGTTAATAAATACAGTCACATTCACTGAATTGCATGTTCTCAGAAAAGATCAGGCAGATCAAGGCTGCATTAAAACATGCGGCCCCGATCTGCCCTTAGTGAGAAAACCTTTAATCCTAAGAGAAAACATGTAATCAGTTCTGCTCATGTAACAGCTGTTTTTCTGTGGAAACCTGTTGGGGAAACCTCTTCTCCACTGCTCCACGTTATAAGGCCAACTCAAACTTTACATGTCTGTAATTCCTGTACAGAGATCTATCTGTAGTCTCTGATTTACTCATGTGAAGCAGCTCCAAACACTGCcctgtgtttttatgatgttcaAACACAGGAGCTGTAGCACGAAGAAGAGTGTGGGCGTCCGAAGCCAGAAGTGTTAATCATCCTTTATTCTCCAAATTTCAGGTGGTGTCCATTCGTTTGTCTGTGTAGAATCATGAATGCACCATGATAATCCACTGTTTGTAAGGACAATGGAAGCAACCTTAAGAAATTAGCCTGATGAAGGGAGATGTTCCCATGGTGCCCTTGAGCTGAGTTGTTCAGCCCATTTTAACTTTGCTGGACGAACCCTGATTTCTGTGTCTCACTGTGCACGATGTTAAATGTCCTGAAAGTTTGTCTGCTGCTTACTGATCagagttctgtttttacaaatagACTTCCCTTTAGGTGCTTTATGGTGACAGAGACTGGAGAATCTGGGCTCTTGCACCTTTTCTAGAAACTACCCACATTGAAACCTGAAAACAGATCGGCTGCTAAATAGAACCAAATGAGAAATTCTTagtttgtgatttgttttaggCTTCAGTAACTCCTCCTAAAGGCCACAGGTTGAAGTGTTAACAAATGTTAGATTATAGTGAGAATATCCTGAAGACGTACGGTTACACTTTGGGTTTGGAAAGAGCTGAGTCAAAGAGGAATAGaaggggtttttttgttttgtttttaaacagataaaaaaaaataaaaaaaaaaacacatgtccaCGTCTCCACTTGAGCCCTGACACTACAATGATGTGAACGCTGCTTTCTGTCATCTTGTACATATGTTTAATTAGGTAGAGCATTACATAGTATGAAAGTCTGATTTTGTACAGATGTTCATGTAtatacaaaaccaaataaaaaattaaaatggaaatgtgactttttttaaacaaacacacacacttcagtaaAAGGCTTTCAGGTGGAATGTGACTttgtttaattaacatttatacTGAAatccttttaactttttttcaaatgataaatgtttgaaaatggtgaaaaataACGTGAGCACAGACACCACTTCCTATAACACCCAGTTTACTCTCAGAGGGGTAAAAACAGCTCACATTTGAAAACTACCATCAACTATGAGTGGTTTGAAAAATCTGTTAGATTTATTAATGGACTATTAGTAAAATCTGCAATTACAGGTAAGTTTATACTGTTACCTCGAGATCAAGAGTTAATTCAGTTACATTCTCCTGAGAACAGAATCATTTTTGAACAAAAGAACTAAGGAACTGTCAGGTGgtcataaaaacactgaaatataatttttcttcctgttcatGACCCTCAGATTAACCCCTTTAGAGCAAACTCTTACCAAACCCGATTTGAACTTAAGAAGCTTCAACAGACAAGTTAATTAAACCAAGTTCTTGAATAGTTTCATCTTTTCTGGACCAAATTCCCACACAAATACTAACATCTGACTTCCCTTGGAAAACCTTTCAGTACAAACAGGCACTGTGGACTTTCGCTAAACGCAACCTTTTAAGCTCAGCATGAACATTTAGAAGAACTCAAGTGTCCACATGGTTgcttgagagaaaaaaaataaaataaaaaaaacttgctcatcATGCAACAGGTCATACGTGAAATTAGCCGGATGTGAACTGCACCACACTTGAGAGGCAAAAGCTTTAACTGATCATCTCAAGATAACAGAACTTTGAGAACAGAACTTCACTCATAAGATGTATGAATATCACAGCTTCAAACTATAATGTTCTAATTAAGTTTCagttttcacacaaaaactaTTTCTTCATCTCAAGACTGAGGCAGAACAATGATCAACACACTCAACAGGAAACTCATTAGTGTTAATCTGATAATTATTTACTGATTATTTCCAGTGACGTCTCCCTGtgaaaacagctgctgattAACGCTGAACTCAgactaattaattattttattttattttttacgtTGAatggtgaaaatgaaaacatcagatTAAACTGTGGGATTTAACAGTTGAATGTGAGAAATCAAACTTTCAGTTTGAAGCAGCTTCCTGCAAAGATCAACATTTGCTGTAATTAAACTCTGTTGTTTAAGAAGTCACCTCCTTCGTGCTGCTATTTTCTGACCCTGTGTCACTATCCCTGAAGTGGCCACGGTGTATTTAGGGTCCATTGACAGTGCTTCTGCGGCCGAGATGTAGGGCTCCGGCACTCTGCCggctctgcagtgtgtgttggaCCATGTCCTTCCACTGGTCATCAGAAATCTCTCGAGCCCATGCCGGCACACCAAAAGACGGCAATGCCACAGCCGCCATCGTCCTCTTAACCAGCTCCACGTGGTCTGGAAGGGACACAGGTACAGAGTAGCTAAGTAGTATGATAGTACTAATGCTCCTTATCTACACCTTAAAAATGGTAGAACTGAGGTCTCTGAGGAAAAATGCAAGTTCTTTCCTCAGTCAGAAGCACTGAGTCTGGACCAGCACTCATTCCTgtattggttttttttttcactgacaaACTCAGACCTGAAGACAACTCTTTCATCCCATGTAGATTATCCTCACTCTTCTTTGCTGTTCCAGGAAAACCTCTGGATCAAATACGAGCTGTCcagaaagctgctgctgctaaaggACATTTTCAAAAAACCGCTCAAGACACACCTGCCTTTAAATACGGACTGTgtctttttactatttttttttttgtatgttttaatggtttttcaattaaaaacttTGATCCTAAATAATCTAGTTAATACCAAATAACGCAAATGAATCACACGTTTTATCTACTCTGaatttactgttattttaatgtattataaattatatcattatattaaactatatattttaataatatagtAGTGGACACATGGTACTGAAGTGAATGGGTAATGGTCTGCacatatatagcacttttctacctgacTTGGTGAAACTATGAACTGAGTGAAGATTTATTatttctacaacagcaaagttaCACATGCTGTAATGTCTCGTTATctacataaaatttaaaaaaatagtccTAATATTAACCCAGGGGCGAGGTTTGAAATGATTAtagaaatcagtcactatcactcactgatccttttttcttcctctgatgTGGTTTACTGGTTTAGCTGTTAGAGGGAGGGATGGCAGGTTCATTGTGGAGGCTGCTGACAGACTCCACTCTAACTTAGTAATTAATCAGTAATTAATTTGACAAATCAGTGTCAATGGTTAGCATAAGCTACAAATTATTTGAGCATGTTCATAATAATTAGAGACAAATTCCATATGGTTAAAACATGAACAATACAGTAAAAGAGTTGCTGCTGCAACAgcttatactgtgtgtgtgtctgtctgacctGCATCCATGGGGATAGAGGCTCGGCTCCTGAGGGCCGATGCCCGCTCTggatcctcctcctcatcactgTCAGGAGGGGGTGCTTCAGGAAGGTGGAGACCCATCACCTGTGGAGAGGGACTCAGTAAAATCCTCAAGGTGGGCAATAAAGTCTCAGCAACAGATGAATTCTGAATCATCTGTTTAGACCAATTCTATTGTATTACAACAATAAAGAGAAGGAAACAAGTTGCCCCCGACTCCATCAACTTTTCAAACTTAATCGTAagcttgttttaaaatacttaGGACTCAGTAGCTAATCAGTGATTCTACAGTATGAAAGATTAGCAGCTCTCTGCCCCCACTGACAGAGCAGTGATAGAggaaaagctttgtttttttgccatcaCCTGCAGACTGAATTTTAAGTAATTGGTAACAACaggatttttttcaattaatcaataattcatattaaatcaataaaatatttatatattttattgatatttatatatttaaaacaagaaacactaaaaaatttaaaaaactgaacactGCTTCACATTGGCTCACTGTATTAACACTGATTCACTGAGCAGGACTAACCTCTATCCtctgctgcacctgctgcagctgttcaGTGTGTGAGGCTCCCTCCCCCCTGTCCTCGTCCTcgtcctccacctgctctccgCTATTCACACCGTCTGGGTCCTGGTTCAGAGGTTGGTAATAATATCCTCCACTATtatctccctcctcttcttcctctccatccAGCTCCATCtcaccccctccctcctcctcctcctcagctccGGCCTCCACCCCACTCCACACTGCCCCTATTGGCAGCGGCGCTCCATCAGCTGGACGCTCGTTCTCTCCCAGCTCGTCCTCAGAGCTTGGTAAGACTCTTTCTGGGCCCATCACAGAGCTGCACACTTccatccacagacacacagcagctctgggagggagggggagtaAGTCACATATACTCAGACTTTACTCTCACACTGCATCGATGTGAGGAAGAGGATGTTAGGCAGGACAGGCAAGTATAAACAGTGCTGGGTTTGTTACTTATAAATTTCATACATTAATTATTACTTTGTTATGAATAATTATTGTTGCTTTTACCTATTAGTACCCATCAAAAGTAACTCATTACATGTTATATTACTTTTCTGAAAGTGTATGGTCTAAAAATGGATAGAGAGTCAACAGTGGAAATGGTCAACAGCAGCCACAAGCTTCATTAATTCTTTGTTGCTTATGTAGCAGCTGTTGGTCATTAAATCTTTGGTTGTTTTAGCCATTAAAGGGCTACAGACATCCTGTGTCTGAAGGAGAGTCGTCTTTGTTGAGGTGTGTCTTCACAAGTTTCACATTGTCCTGTTGTTTAAAGTCCTTTAAAAAGTCTGAGGTAAAGAATCTTCCCTGCAAACAATTTATACATTGCAATAATGTTCTTATCACATTTTGTCCGACAAATTCAAAGTAATGGAAGTATTTCCGCTAGGCCCTTTCATCTTCCACACCAGCTCACTGACTTGTGCAAAAGTAATCCTGTTGAAAATTGAAAGAGACAAATTTTCCTTAAAGCTGCAGTGACTGGTTACAACTTGCTCATCAGGAGACTTCATCAGAGAACCTCAGATTGGTCCCAGGTTCATTCTGCAGCACAGATCTGAGCCCAAATCTCTATCCAGACTCATTACAGAACTAATTC
The nucleotide sequence above comes from Channa argus isolate prfri chromosome 1, Channa argus male v1.0, whole genome shotgun sequence. Encoded proteins:
- the mea1 gene encoding male-enhanced antigen 1 — its product is MEVCSSVMGPERVLPSSEDELGENERPADGAPLPIGAVWSGVEAGAEEEEEGGGEMELDGEEEEEGDNSGGYYYQPLNQDPDGVNSGEQVEDEDEDRGEGASHTEQLQQVQQRIEVMGLHLPEAPPPDSDEEEDPERASALRSRASIPMDADHVELVKRTMAAVALPSFGVPAWAREISDDQWKDMVQHTLQSRQSAGALHLGRRSTVNGP